One Oncorhynchus clarkii lewisi isolate Uvic-CL-2024 chromosome 28, UVic_Ocla_1.0, whole genome shotgun sequence genomic region harbors:
- the LOC139387181 gene encoding fizzy-related protein homolog has protein sequence MDQEYERRLLKQINHQNLPEGQLAKSGGATCSPLSVKSGDRFIPTRVGSNWCINFHYANENCQSPNQNHRSKDAGSDTGKDTVAYAALLRNELLGAGIESVPDLHTEDRRHTVFSQDTHSLFRYTVHTKRVPFDSGNEVSPYSLSPLSNKSHKLLRSPRKPARKISKIPFKVLDAPELQDDFYLNLVDWSAGNLLSVGLGACVYLWSACTSQVTRLCDLSMDGDSVTSVCWNERGSLVAVGTHKGYVQIWDAAGGRKLTSLEGHSARVGALAWNGEQLSSGSRDRVILQRDVRTPPSAERRLQGHRQEVCGLKWSPDHQHLASGGNDNKLLVWNSSSLLPMQQYSDHLAAVKAIAWSPHQHGLLVSGGGTADRCLRFWNTLTGQPLQSTDTGSQVCNLAWSKHANELVSTHGYSQNQILVWKYPSLNQVAKLTGHSYRVLYLAVSPDGEAIVTGAGDETLRFWNVFSKTRCTKESKSVLNLFTRIR, from the exons ATGGACCAGGAATATGAGAGAAGGCTGCTGAAGCAAATCAACCATCAGAACCTACCAGAGGGCCAGCTGGCTAAG TCTGGAGGTGCGACCTGCAGTCCTCTCAGTGTCAAATCTGGGGACCGATTCATTCCTACCCGTGTTGGAAGCAACTGGTGTATCAACTTCCACTATGCCAAC gagaactgtcaatctcccaaCCAGAACCACAGGTCGAAGGATGCTGGGTCAGACACGGGGAAAGACACTGTGGCATATGCTGCCCTGCTGAGGAACGAGTTGCTGGGGGCGGGGATAGAGAGCGTTCCAGACCTCCACACTGAGGACCGCCGCCACACCGTCTTCTCCCAGGACACACACAGCCTCTTCAGG TACACAGTCCACACTAAGAGAGTGCCTTTTGACAGTGGCAATGAAGTCTCGCCATACTCGCTCTCCCCACTCAGCAACAAGAG TCACAAGCTCCTTCGTTCCCCTCGGAAGCCAGCCCGTAAGATCTCCAAGATCCCCTTCAAAGTGCTCGACGCCCCTGAGCTGCAGGATGACTTCTACCTCAACCTGGTAGACTGGTCCGCTGGCAACCTGCTGTCTGTGGGCCTGGGGGCCTGTGTGTACCTGTGGAGTGCCTGCACCAGCCAG GTGACAAGACTGTGTGACCTGTCAATGGATGGGGACTCTGTGACATCAGTGTGTTGGAATGAAAGG GGGAGCCTCGTTGCTGTGGGAACCCATAAGGGCTATGTTCAGATCTGGGACGCAGCTGGAGGGAGAAAGCTGACCAGTCTGGAAGGCCACTCGGCTCGTGTCG GAGCACTGGCGTGGAATGGAGAACAGCTGTCTTCAGGCAGCAGGGACCGTGTGATCCTCCAGAGGGATGTCCGCACCCCTCCGTCCGCTGAGAGGAGGCTCCAGGGCCACAGGCAGGAGGTGTGTGGCCTCAAGTGGTCCCCCGACCACCAGCACCTGGCCTCTGGGGGCAACGACAACAAG CTGCTGGTGTGGAACAGCTCCAGCCTGCTCCCGATGCAGCAGTACAGTGACCACCTGGCTGCAGTGAAGGCCATCGCCTGGTCACCCCACCAGCATGGGCTGCTGGTGTCTGGAGGAGGAACGGCCGACCGCTGTCTACGCTTCTGGAACACCTTGACAGGCCAGCCCCTGCAGAGCACTGACACAGGCTCCCAGGTCTGCAACCTGGCCTGGTCGAAGCACGCCAATGAGCTG GTGAGCACCCATGGCTACTCTCAGAACCAGATCCTGGTGTGGAAGTACCCGTCTCTGAACCAGGTGGCCAAGCTGACGGGACACTCCTACAGAGTTCTCTACCTG GCTGTGTCACCAGACGGAGAGGCCATTGTGACGGGGGCGGGAGACGAGACTCTGCGTTTCTGGAATGTTTTCAGTAAGACACGCTGCACCAAG GAGTCCAAGTCAGTGTTGAATCTCTTTACCAGGATACGATAG